The following DNA comes from Tunturibacter psychrotolerans.
ATTGGCCGTGTCGTACGCCACTATCTGCAGAATGGAACGAAAAAAGCCGCTGCAGTGATCGACGAATATTCCCTAAAGGCTTGATCTATGACAGTAGTCAATTTTGACCCAATCCGTAGCAACGAAGAGACCCCGGAAGAGGACACGACTCATGCTGCCGGAGTTCGTGTAATCCTCGCGGATTCGCAGGCGATCTATCGCGTCGGCATGAAGAAGGTCTTTGCGCTCGAAGATGACATCCGCGTCGTCGCCCAGGTGGAAACGCTCCAGAATCTCTACGCCGCCCTGCAGCGCTACCCCACCGACGTCGTCCTGCTCGAGGGCCAACTCATCTCCGGCACCATCGATGCCGTGCCCGAGCTCGTCCGCCAGGCGCCCGAAGCCAAGCTCATCGTCCAGGTCACCGAGACCGACGAAGCCAACACCGTCGAGCTCTACCGCCGCGGCGTTCGCGGAGTCGTGCCCCGCTCCATCTCCCCCGACCTCCTTGTCAAATGCGTCCGCAAGATTGCCGAAGGCGAGACCTGGATCGACAACCAGTCCATCAGCTGGGTCATCGAGGCCTACCGTTCCCAGGCCACCAACCTCACCGATCCCAAGGTCCAGCCCAAGCTCTCCAAAAAAGAGCTGGCCATCATCAGCTGCATCACCCGCGGCATGCGCAACAAAGAGATCGCCTACCAGATTGGCACCACCGAACAGGTCATCAAGAACTACCTGCGCAAGGTCTACGACAAGCTCGGCGTCTCCGATCGTCTCGAACTGGCTCTCTACTGTCTCCACCATGAGCTGCTCAAGAAGTATCTCGTCGATGGCGACCCAGCGATGGCGCCCCACACGGAGCCTTCGCAGCCTCTCCGCGCAAAAATGTAGTTGACCCCAGCGACCCGGTTCTTCTACCTCTTTACTCCCAACCCCAAAAACGCATCACCTGAGCAGGCCTAAAGGGGTCTTGCGTTTCCCATGGGGCTCGCCTGAATGCTCCCTCGGCTCCTGGCAAAGTAACTATTGATGTGTTGCACCATGTTCGGCGGGCTCCCACAACTCTATCGGATTCTGCTCCGGGTCATGAATCCTGGCAAACCGCCCATAGGGATACGTTTGTGGGTCAATAGCGACTTCGATGCCTGCGGAGCGAAGCTGCGCCGCCATCTTGTCGAGGTCTCGGACGCGAAAATTGAACATCCACATCTGATGTTCATCACCGAAGTATTTACTCGTCATAGAAAACGGTTGAAAGGCAGTAGGACCTGCTTCCGTGTGCCACCCGGAGTTGGCAGAGTCGCCAGAAACCAATCCCACTCCCAGGTGGCTCCGATACCATTCCGCAAGCGCCTTCGGATCGCGAGCGCGAAAGAACAACCCACCGATTCCGAGGACTCGCTCCGCAGGCAAGCTCTCGCCTGAAGTCTTTTCACCATGCGAAGGCGCCTGTGCGCCGTCCAAAATCGGTTCCCCAGTGAAATGTTTCTCTGCCGCTTCAGCCGACGCAGTGCTGCCCTTTACAACCGGCCACCCGCTCGCGCACGCGAGAAAGTAGAGTACCTCACGTCTCCTGATCCCCATCCATAGCTCCCAGTAGCAAGTCTTTTGTATGAACACAGGCTAGTGGCGTGGATCATGTATTGCAACCTTTATCCCGTCGTATGACAAAGCAAACGCCGCTCTGAAGTCGACCCGCCGTCGCGGAAAAGTCTTCAAGACGCGGTCTTACTTCTGTCCCTGGTTAGCCTGTTTTTCGCTGCTTGGGGGGACGATGCCCTTCAAACGTAAATAGGTGACCATGTTCCCGTAGTGTTCATCGGTGTGTGCTGTGTTGATGGAAAGCACAGAAAGCTTGGCCACATCGAAGTTCATCATCTTCACGATCTGGCCGCCCTGCGCGTCAGTCATACCGGCAAACGCCTTGTTGCAATAGGCCACGCCATCCTTCAGCGCTGCCACAAGGTCTGCCTTCGAGGTCTTGGTTTTCTCGATCGCCTTCACGGGATCCGGTTCGCCGAGAGCCGTCGAGCAAAAAAGGTACTGCGCATCCGCCAGGTGGCCGACCAATTGGCCAAAACTGCGAACATCCGGCGTTGGCTTGAAAGAGTAGTTTTCTTCCGGCATCTTCTCGGCACCAGCAATTACTTCACCGCTGACCAGACCGTAGAAACCTTTTTCGCTGGCTGTGATCGGATTAGGCGGTGCGGTTGCCGGCGTTTGCGCGAGTACAGCAACGCAGGTGGCCATCGATGCGACGAACACACAACAGAGTCTCTTATTCAGATTCATTTGGACCTCCCTAATTTTGCAGATCCCTCATTTTGCAGATCTCAAACCGGCTGAGATGATAACCCCATCCAACCGGAACATCCATAGCCAATGAGTGATTCCGGATAGCCTGCTGTCGCGGGAATTGAAATCAAAAACCAGCTCTGCTGTCGATTTTCCCCACGCCCGACGACTATAGGGTGAACAATCCAGCATGCAAGGATCAGCCGCTGGCCAATAACAACAAGAGGAGAGGTCCAATGAAATACGTCTTTCTGGGGTACTACGAGCCAGCAATCCACGCGAGCATGACCGAGGACGACAGAAACGCGATGTTCGACGCAGCTTTTGAGTACGACGAGCATCTGCGCGCCAGCGGGCACTTTGTTGCTGGAGAAGCTATTCAGCCTTCTGAAACTGCGTTGACCGTGTATTGGAAGAACGGGAAAGTCGCGACGACCGACGGTCCCTATGCGGAAACCAAGGAACAACTCGGCGGCATTGGCGTGCTTGAAGCGCGGGACATGAATCATGCCATTCAGCTCATCTCGCAGCATCCGACCCTGAAACATGGAGCCTCGTTCGAAGTACGTCCAGCTTTCGATATGAGTGAAATGATGCAGAAGAGCGAGCAGCGAAGGCGAAAGCTCGCCGCGCGATGAGGAAGGATTGACACCGTGCGATCGGCTCACGAAACGGAAATCTATGCACACTTAGCTCCGGGGAACGCCGAACTCAATGCGCCTCTGGCTATCGGTCACACCGACCATGCGGCGCGCGGATCGTGTCCAATCTCATCTCTGCGGAACGTCGGCTCAAACTATTCTGAAGAACTTCGTGGAGGTTTGTACCATGGCAAAGCTCGTTTATGGATTGAACCAGTCCTTGGATGGCTACGTCGACCATCTTGCTCTTCCTAGGCCAAACGCGGCGCTCTCTCGCCACTTCATGAAGCTTATGCTCGACCTGACAGGCAGCGTGTACGGCCGCCGCATGTACGAGATAATGCGTTATTGGGACGAAGACGATGCGGACTGGGACAGGCAGGATCACGACTTCGCGGCGGCGTGGCGGAGCAAGCCGAAGTGGGTTGTGTCACGCACGCTGAAGTCGGTCGGGCCCAACGCCACGCTTATCCAAAATGACATCGAGACGGCAATACGCGGACTGAAGGCACAGCAAGTCGGGGAGATTGAAGTTGCCGGACCAGACTTGGCAGGAAGCCTAGGCGACCTTGGTCTTATTGATGAGTATCGGCTTTACCTTCAACCCGTCGTACTTGGTCGAGGCAAGCCATTCTTCTCTGGCCCACGGCCGCCGCTTCGACTTGTTGCCAACGATCTAATTGGCGAGGACGTGATCAGCTTGACGTACGTTCCCGCTTAGTCGCGCGACTCGCCCGACGGATTCCGCCGGGGCATCAGGTCCGCTTTGGGTTAGGACACCCGCCTGGACGTGCGTAATTTGATCTGTCAACCCCCAAAACCTCGTAACTCTATAACAGACAACCAGATACACATGGCGCATTAGTTCTGCTCCCCCAGCTATACTCAAAGAAGTAAAGAGAAGCCCGGCTCACGTCGGGCTTTTTTCACGAAAGTACGAAGTGGAGAATGCTGCCAACTCGCTGAAAACAAGTATTTTAGCCGCAAGCCATTTAGAATGAATATCTTGCCCGGACATACTCGCTGTAAATTACTGAAAGTAAGTAATTTGCGCCCAAAATACCCCACCCCCCGGGGGGTACCCCGGCACCCAAACTGACACAATCATCGTCATAAAGATGTATCCTTCTGCTGGCACAAGGAGCCGAGTACACAACCCATGGGAATCGCAACCTCACCGCTGAATCTGGCACAGGGCAAGCTCAACGTGGCCGCACCCTACCTCATCGAACAAACCTGGGCGGACTACACCCCGGAGCAGCACGCCATCTGGAGCGAACTCGTCACCCGCCGCATGCCCCAGCTCCGCGAGCACGCCTGCAGGGAGTATCTCGACGGCTTCCAGCAGATCGGCCTCCGCGAAGACCAGCTGCCCAACCTCTCCGAGGTCAGCGCTCTCCTTCAGCCTCGCACCGGCTGGCAGTCTACTCCCGTCAGTGGCTTCCTCCCCGCCGACGCCTTCTTCGAGATGCTCGCCGCCCGCATGTTCCCCACCACCACCTGGCTCCGCTCGCGCGACTCCATGGAGTACACCCCGGAACCCGACATCTTCCACGACGTCTTCGGTCACGTCCCCATGCACGCCCACCCGGTCTTCGCCGATTTCCTCGAAAGCTACGGAAAGATCTGCGCCCGCCTTACCGATCCGGTGGCGCTCGAGCGCATGGGCCGCCTCTTCTGGTTCACCGTCGAGTTCGGTCTCATCCGCCAGAACGGTGAGATCAAGGTCTACGGCAGCGGCCTCA
Coding sequences within:
- a CDS encoding dihydrofolate reductase family protein, translated to MAKLVYGLNQSLDGYVDHLALPRPNAALSRHFMKLMLDLTGSVYGRRMYEIMRYWDEDDADWDRQDHDFAAAWRSKPKWVVSRTLKSVGPNATLIQNDIETAIRGLKAQQVGEIEVAGPDLAGSLGDLGLIDEYRLYLQPVVLGRGKPFFSGPRPPLRLVANDLIGEDVISLTYVPA
- a CDS encoding response regulator transcription factor is translated as MTVVNFDPIRSNEETPEEDTTHAAGVRVILADSQAIYRVGMKKVFALEDDIRVVAQVETLQNLYAALQRYPTDVVLLEGQLISGTIDAVPELVRQAPEAKLIVQVTETDEANTVELYRRGVRGVVPRSISPDLLVKCVRKIAEGETWIDNQSISWVIEAYRSQATNLTDPKVQPKLSKKELAIISCITRGMRNKEIAYQIGTTEQVIKNYLRKVYDKLGVSDRLELALYCLHHELLKKYLVDGDPAMAPHTEPSQPLRAKM
- a CDS encoding VOC family protein; the encoded protein is MGIRRREVLYFLACASGWPVVKGSTASAEAAEKHFTGEPILDGAQAPSHGEKTSGESLPAERVLGIGGLFFRARDPKALAEWYRSHLGVGLVSGDSANSGWHTEAGPTAFQPFSMTSKYFGDEHQMWMFNFRVRDLDKMAAQLRSAGIEVAIDPQTYPYGRFARIHDPEQNPIELWEPAEHGATHQ
- a CDS encoding phenylalanine 4-monooxygenase encodes the protein MGIATSPLNLAQGKLNVAAPYLIEQTWADYTPEQHAIWSELVTRRMPQLREHACREYLDGFQQIGLREDQLPNLSEVSALLQPRTGWQSTPVSGFLPADAFFEMLAARMFPTTTWLRSRDSMEYTPEPDIFHDVFGHVPMHAHPVFADFLESYGKICARLTDPVALERMGRLFWFTVEFGLIRQNGEIKVYGSGLISSHGECTRVLAGGCEVKDFNLNAVLNQEFQTSEMQPVLYAVESFDQIYEATKQAESQLA
- a CDS encoding YciI family protein encodes the protein MKYVFLGYYEPAIHASMTEDDRNAMFDAAFEYDEHLRASGHFVAGEAIQPSETALTVYWKNGKVATTDGPYAETKEQLGGIGVLEARDMNHAIQLISQHPTLKHGASFEVRPAFDMSEMMQKSEQRRRKLAAR
- a CDS encoding DinB family protein, whose translation is MFVASMATCVAVLAQTPATAPPNPITASEKGFYGLVSGEVIAGAEKMPEENYSFKPTPDVRSFGQLVGHLADAQYLFCSTALGEPDPVKAIEKTKTSKADLVAALKDGVAYCNKAFAGMTDAQGGQIVKMMNFDVAKLSVLSINTAHTDEHYGNMVTYLRLKGIVPPSSEKQANQGQK